A region from the Canis lupus dingo isolate Sandy chromosome X, ASM325472v2, whole genome shotgun sequence genome encodes:
- the LOC112649208 gene encoding late histone H2B.L4-like — MAEPGCETSSEESLGTVVLAAGEAEAPMPPLPPLLLSFNIYFPRVLKQVLQGLSLSQKALSIIGSVVKDIFERIADEASRLAGSTKCSTITSREIQTAVRLLLLPKEIGKHAVSEASKAIMRYTFSK, encoded by the coding sequence ATGGCTGAGCCTGGCTGTGAGACCTCTTCCGAGGAAAGCCTGGGCACGGTCGTGCTGGCGGCAGGAGAAGCCGAAGCACCAATGCCACcgctgccgccgctgctgctCAGTTTCAACATCTACTTCCCCAGGGTTCTGAAGCAGGTTCTCCAGGGCCTGAGCCTCTCGCAGAAGGCCCTGAGCATCATAGGTTCAGTTGTTAAGGACATCTTTGAGCGCATCGCTGATGAGGCCTCTCGCCTGGCCGGCTCCACCAAGTGCTCCACCATCACCTCCAGGGAGATCCAGACCGCCgtgcggctgctgctgctgcccaagGAGATTGGCAAGCATGCTGTGTCTGAGGCCTCCAAGGCTATCATGAGGTACACCTTTAGCAAGTGA